Proteins from one Elgaria multicarinata webbii isolate HBS135686 ecotype San Diego chromosome 3, rElgMul1.1.pri, whole genome shotgun sequence genomic window:
- the LOC134396394 gene encoding zinc finger protein OZF-like has translation MECGKDFSHSMNLIQHQRIHTGGKPCTCLECGKNFSSNRVLVLHKRIHTGEKPYKCLECGKSFCRKANLTAHQRIHTGGKTYRCFECGKSFIQKSALTSHQKVHTGEKPYKCMECGKDFSHSMNLIQHQRIHTGEKPCTCLECGKNFRSNRVLVLHKRIHTGEKPYKCLECGKSFSQKPHLISHRRIHTREKPYKCLECGKSFYRKANLTAHQRIHTGEKTYRCFECGKSFIQKPALTSHQKVHTGEKPYKCMECGKSLSTSQSLTQHQRIHTGEKPYTCLECGKNFSSNRGLVLHKRIHTGEKPCQCLECGKSFRYSSYLILHKRLHAGEKPYKCLECGKSFRQKSHLDSHRRIHTGEKPYKCLECGKAFSQNSHLTVHRRIHTGDKPYTCLTCGKSFSICASLTTHQRIHTGEKPYKCFECGKSFSQSTSLSTHQRIHRGEKPYSCFECGKSFSQSRSLTSHQHRNHVNAEAFSTPKGYPKKMDGSSLPAPGIPCVVFGYTGTIPEYRASVDMRLEC, from the coding sequence atggagtgtggaaaggacttcagccacagcatgaaccTAAttcaacatcaaagaatccatacaGGGGGAAAACCATGTACATGTTTAGAATGTGGGAAAAATTTCAGTTCAAACAGAGTTCTCGTTTTACAtaagagaatccacacaggggaaaaaccatacaaatgcctggagtgcggaaagagcttctgtCGAAAAGCAAAccttactgcacatcaaagaattcatacaggggggAAAACGTACAGATGCTTTGAATGCGGCAAGAGTTTCATTCAAAAATCAgccctcacttctcatcaaaaagtgcacactggagagaaaccatataaatgcatggagtgtggaaaggacttcagccacagcatgaaccTAAttcaacatcaaagaatccatacaggggaaaaaccatgtACATGTTTAGAATGTGGGAAAAATTTCCGTTCAAACAGAGTTCTCGTTTTACAtaagagaatccacacaggggaaaaaccatacaaatgcttggagtgtggaaagagcttcagtcagaaaccACATCTTATTTCTCATCGAAGAATCCATACaagggagaaaccatacaaatgcctggagtgcggaaagagcttctaTCGAAAAGCAAAccttactgcacatcaaagaattcatacaggggagaaaacGTACAGATGCTTTGAATGCGGCAAGAGTTTCATTCAAAAACCGgccctcacttctcatcaaaaagtgcacactggagagaaaccatataaatgcatggagtgtggaaagagcctCAGTACTAGCCAAAGCCTAActcaacatcaaagaatccatacaggggaaaaaccatatacatgtttagaatgtgggaagaattTCAGTTCAAACAGAGGTCTTGTTTTACataaaagaatccacacaggggaaaaaccatgccagtgcttagagtgcggaaagagcttccgtTACAGCTCATATCTTATTTTACACAAGAGACTTCATGCAGGGGAAAAACCAtacaaatgcttggagtgtgggaagagcttcagacAGAAATCACATCTTGATTCTCATCGAAGaatccatacaggggagaaaccatataaatgcttggagtgtggaaaggccttcaGTCAAAACTCACACCTGACTGTGCATCgtagaattcacacaggagataAACCTTATACATGCTTgacatgtggaaagagcttcagtattTGCGCATCCCTCACTACTCACCAGAGAATTCATacgggggagaagccatataaatgcttcgaatgtggaaagagcttcagtcagagtacAAGCCTTTCtacacatcaaagaatccacagaggggagaaaccgtattcttgctttgagtgtggaaagagcttcagtcagagcagaagcctcacttctcatcagCACAGGAACCATGTAAATGcggaggccttttctacacctaagggttatcccaagaaaatggacggatcgtccctgcctgcgcctgggatcccctgtgtggtttTTGGATACACAGGCACTATCCCGGAATatagggctagtgtagacatgcgcTTAGAATGTTGA